The DNA region CTGGAGGCGGGCGCGACCTTCGCGGAGAACATGAAGCTGATGGGCTTCCCCGCCGAGGTGACCTGGACGGTGGAGGAGCTGGAGACCGCCCGGGTGTTCGCGATCCGCGGCAAGGGCCCGATGGGCGTCGTCGTCGGCACGCGCTACTCCCTCACCGCCGACGGCGACGCCACCACGGTACGGATCGACGGGGAGTTCACGGGTGCGGCCGTCTCCCTGATGGCCGGCAAGCTCAAGGACTCGGCGACGGCCGCGCTGACCGAGTCGCTGCGCAAGCTGGCCGGCCTGGTCGGCTGACCGGCCGGCGCGTTCCGTACGCGAAGGGGCCCCGCGGCATGCGCATGCCGCGGGGCCCCTTCGTGACCGTCAGCCGCTCAGTGCCCGTCGGGTCAGTACTCGTCGGGTCAGTGCTCGTCGGCCAGGATCAGGTACAGCTTCTTGCGGGCCTCGTTGATGACCTCCACGGCCTTCTGCCGCTGCTCGGCGTCACCGGTCTTCCAGACCTGCCCGAAGGCCTCCATCAGCCCGAAGCCGGCCTGCCGGATCTCGTTCAGGGCCTCCCAGTCGACACCGCGCCCGGCCTCCTCCCACGGGGCGTCCGGCCCCGCCTCGGCCTCCGTGCGCCCGGCGTCGGTGAGCGTGAACAGCTTCTTGCCGCCCTCGCTCTCGCTGGTGATCAGCCCCTCGTCCTCCAGCATCTGAAGGGTCGGGTAGACCGAGCCCGGGCTGGGCTTCCAGGTCCCGCCGCTGCGCTCGACGATCTCCTGGATCATCTCGTAGCCGTGCATCGGGCGGTCCGTGAGGAGGGCCAGGATCGAGGCGCGCACATCGCCGCGCCGCGCCCGCCCCCGCCCCCCGCCGGGACCGCGACCGCGCCCGCCCCAGGGGCCACCGCCCCACGGCCCGCCGCCCCAGCCGGGCCCGAACTGCCCGAAGGCCGCCCGCCGCCCCTCGAAGTCACCACGAGGTCCGGGGCCGCAGTGCCCGCGTCCGGCACCGGGGCCGTTCCCGCTTCCGTGTCCGAATTCATGTCCGTAGGTACGCATCGCAACGCTCCTTCCGTCGAGATTCATCGAGATTCATCGAGATTCATCGAGATTCATCGCTGAACTGTCGCGATGCCTCAACGATATATCGGAACTGTTCTCCGAGCAAGCACCGAACAGCTCACCGATCGGTCCAGCGGTCCGCGATTGGCCTTGGCCCGGGGTTTTGCGCGTCCGGTACGTTCCGGGTCATGCGGATTCGAATCGTCGACGCCTTCACCGACCGGCCCTTCTCCGGCAACCCGGCCGGCGTCCTGCTCCTGGACGCCTTCCCGGAGGACGCCTGGCTCCAGAAGGTGGCCGCCGAGGTCAACCTGTCGGAGACCGCCTTCGCCCACCCGCTGCCGCCGGGCGGCGACGCGGACTGGGCGCTGCGCTGGTTCACCCCCACCACCGAGGTCGACATGTGCGGCCACGCCACCCTCGCCACCGCCCACGTCCTGCACAGCACCGGCACCGCCACCGGCACCGTCCGCTTCGCCGCCCGCTGCGGCCTGCTGATCACGACCGCCGAGGCCGACGGCACGATCACCATGGACTTCCCGACCTCGTCCCTCACCCCGGTCGCCGCGCCCGAGGGCCTGGCGAAGGCGCTGGGCGCGGAGCCGGTCGCCGTGCACGACACCGCCGCGCACATCGGCGACCTGGTCGTGGAACTGGCCGACGAGGCGACCGTGTGCCGGCTGACCCCGGACTTCGCGCTGCTCAGCACCCTGTCCGACCGCGGGATCATCGCGACGGCCGCCGCGGAGGACCCGGAGGGTCCGTACCAGTTCGTCTCGCGCGGCTTCTTCCCGGCCGTCGGCATCGACGAGGACCCGGTCACCGGCAGCGCCCACACCGCGCTCGCCCCCTACTGGTCGGCCCGCTTCGGCCGCGCCGAGCTGACCGGCTTCCAGGGCGGCGCGCGCACCGGCCTCGTCCGCACCCGGCTGCGCGGCGAGCGCACCCTGCTGACCGGCCACGCGGTGACCGTGATCGACGGCGAGCTGCACGCCTGAGAACCCCGGGGACCCCGGGGACCCCAGGGACCCCAGGGACCCCGAGACGCGGAAGGGGCGTACGGCCGATGCCGTACGCCCCTTCTTCCGCCGAACGCGCTCACACCGTGGGCAGCCAGCCCACCTTCCCGGCGAGCAGCCCGTAGCCGACGAAGGCCACGATGTCGAGCAGCGAGTGCGCCACCACCAGCGGCCCGACCCGCCCCCAGCGCCGGTACAGCCAGACGAAGACCACGCCCATCACCATGTTGCCGAGGAAGCCGCCGATGCCCTGGTAGAGGTGGTACGAGCCGCGCAGCACCGAGCTGGCCGCCATCGAGGCCTTCGGGGACCAGCCCAACTGGTCGAGCCGGCGCAGCAGATAGCCGACGACGATCACCTCCTCCACGACGGCGTTCTGGATCGCCGAGAGGATGAGCACCGGGTACTTCCACCACACGTCGGGCAGCGACTCGGGCACCACGGTGAGGTTGAAGCCGGAGGCCCGGGCCGCCAGGTAGAAGGCCAGTCCCGCGCTGCCGATGCCGGCCGCGACGAGCGCGCCGCGCCCCAGGTCCGGCCAGGGCCGGGTGCGGTCGAAGCCGATCGCCCGCAGCCCGCGCACCCCGGCGCCCTCGCGCAGCAGCAGATGCGCGACCAGGGCGACCGGTACGAGCGCGGAGGCGATGCCGAAGAGCTGCCAGGCCAGATCGAGCCAGGGCCGCCCCGGCGCGTACGAGCCGTTGAGCGTGGCGGCCTGCTCCTTGAGGGCGCCCGGCTTGGTCAGCGAGCCGATGAAACTGATCAGCGCGGAGACGCCGCTCGCGCCCAGCGAGAGCGCGAGCACGAGCAGCGTCTCGGAGCGCAGGATCCGGCGCGAGGGGCCGCCGGGAGGCAGGGAAGCGTCCACCACATGTTGCTCCGACACCACACCTGTCTCCCATTCCCCATGGCCGTACGGGTACGGGAAACCCTACCTACGCTCCGGAGCCGCCCGGCCGGACCTGCCCGGCGCGGACCTACGCGTCCGGACCTGCCCGGCCCGGCCTACGCGTCCGGGGTACCTACGCGGCCGGATCCACGGCCCGGTCCGCCTCCCTGCCGACCGGCACGCCGACTGGCCAGCTGTGCACCGGCTCCCCGGTGAGCATCAGCTCGCGATAGCGGCGGGTGGTGGCCGCGAGCGCCGCCGCCCGGTCCAGGCCCGACTCCAGGGCCCGGTGGAAGGTGTCGGCCTGCCAGGAGGCGCCGTTCACCTTCCGCCGGCAGCGCTGCTCGATCACCCCGAGGTAGAAGTCCCGGTCGCGCGGCTCGATGTGCCAGGCGTCGAGCCCGGCCGCGGCCAGCGGCAGCAGCTCGTCGAGCACGAGCCGGGTGGCGGGCACGGTCGCCACCGCGCCAGAGCGGCCCGGCCGTGGCCAGCGCAGCTCGGCCTCGATGCCGTACCGGCAGGCGGTGTCGAAGTTGTGGGCGGCGTCCGCGAAGTCGAGCCGCCGCCAGATCGGCCGGGACTCCTCGGCGAGCGTGCGCACGAGCCCGTAGTAGAAGGCGGCGTTGGCGACGACGTCGGTGACGGTCGGTCCGGCCGGCAGCACCCGGTTCTCCACCCGCAGGTGCGGGACGCCGTCGACCCAGCCGTACACCGGCCGGTTCCAGCGGTAGACGGTGCCGTTGTGCAGCACCAGCTCCTGCAGCTTCGGCACCCCGCCCGCGTCCAGGACGCGCAGCGGGTCCTCCTCCTCGCAGATCGGCAGCAGCGCCGGGAAGTAGCGCAGGTTCTCCTCGAAGAGGTCGTACACCGAGTCGACCCAGCGCTCGCCGAACCAGGTGCGCGGGCGCACCCCCTGCGCCTGGAGTTCCGGCGGCCGGGTGTCGGTGGCCTGGGTGAAGAGCGGCGGCCGGGACTCCCGCCACAGCTCGTGGCCGAAGAGGAAGGGCGCGTTGGCGCCGACGGCTATCTGGACGGCGGAGACGGCCTGCGCCGCGTTCCACACGGCGGCGAAGCGCGGCGGGGTGACCTGGAGGTGCAGCTGCACCGAGGTGCAGGCGGCCTCGGGCACGATCGAGGCCGAGGTGCAGAGCAGCCGCTCCACGCCGTGGATGTCGAGGGTGAAGTCCTCGCCGCGGGCGGCCAGGATCTGGTCGTTGAGCAGCGTGTAGCGGTCGGCGGCGGAGAGGTTGTCGAAGACCGCGTCGTCCTGGGTGAGGGTCGGCAGTATTCCGATCATCACGACTCCGGCGCCGAGCTCGGCGGCCTTGCGGTCGGCATATCCGAGGCCGGTGCGGAGTTCCTCGGCGAGCCGGTCGAATACGTGCCCGTCGAGCCGGTGCGGGGCGATGTTGACTTCCAGGTTGAACATTCCGAGTTCGGTCTGGAAATCGGGGCTCGCGATGCGGTCGAGCACCGGTGCGTTGAGCATCCGTGGCAGCCCGTCCGGGCCCGCGAGATTGAGTTCGATCTCCAGGCCCATGAGATTGCGGGGCCGGTCGAACCGCTTCTCCGCGAGCAGCCGCGCGAGTGCCGCGAGGCATTGCTGGAGCTTTCTGCGGTAGCGCTGCCGGTCGGACGGGCCGAACCCGTCGGCCACGACCTTCTCCCCCATCGAAGCGTCCCTCCCGAGTGGGCGGCCGCCGCGACGGCCGCGAGCGTCACGGACGATGATGCCCCGTCGGCTGATCGACAACGCCTGCGGGAGCGAGGTCGCGGCGGATAGGCTGGAACGGCTTTGTCCGGCGGTGGATCCCGGGGGCGGAGTGCAATGGACATATACCAATGTCATATTGTCCGCGCCGCACCGGTGCAGCGGGGGTCGGGAATCGGCCGACCCCACCGGACGGAGAAAGTGCAGGCAGGCGTTCTGTCGGAGCCCGGCATTCCGAGCGATCGCGCTGGGAATAAGTCCGGATGACGCCTTGTCAGGAATATCGGCGGCGCCTAGCGGAAACACTGTGTGAACACGTGTCGTATAAACTTCGCGAACGAGGCAGAGTGTTGGCGCACGGCCATGCACCCATGGCCCCCCTCTCTGGCCCCGTCGCTGACAGCGCCGTCGTTACCTGCCCACGCTTCACCGTGTCTCCTGAGTGAGAGGCGACCCATCATGCTCCGACCCTCCCCGGCCCCCGCGCCGGCCCTCCGCAGTGTCCTCGCCGCCCTCGGCTCGCCCTCGGCGGTCAGCGAGGCGCGCACACCGGCTCTGCGGGCCGCACAGGGACCGCTGAGCCCCGAACTGCCGCTGCCCGTCCATGTGCTCGGCGCGGCCGCCGCCCCCGGCGTCGTCGGCGCGACCGGACCGCGGCCCCCGCGCACGCACCTGGCCGGCTGGCGCTTCCTGGTCCGGCACGGGGACCGGGCGATCGCCGCCGCCGACACGATGCTCACCCCGGACGGCTGGGCCTTCTCGCACTTCTTCGAGGGTCCGTACGTGGCGGCCACCGAGCGGGCCCTGATCCAGGCCGAGGCGCTGGTCACCCCGTACCAGCCGCGGCTGCTCTCGGTGCCGGAGCTGTACATGCTGACGCTGTGGCTGCACACCGACACCGACGCGGACGGCGCGAGCACCGCGCCCGGACCGGAGGACCTACTGGTCCCGCTCGCCCCGGCGCCGCCCGGGATCGCCCCCCACCGCCCCTACCGGGTGGC from Streptomyces fradiae includes:
- a CDS encoding SRPBCC family protein; its protein translation is MAEVSAEARIEAPAEKVWARLTDFGSYGEWNATHTNFPNGGPAALEAGATFAENMKLMGFPAEVTWTVEELETARVFAIRGKGPMGVVVGTRYSLTADGDATTVRIDGEFTGAAVSLMAGKLKDSATAALTESLRKLAGLVG
- a CDS encoding PadR family transcriptional regulator, coding for MRTYGHEFGHGSGNGPGAGRGHCGPGPRGDFEGRRAAFGQFGPGWGGGPWGGGPWGGRGRGPGGGRGRARRGDVRASILALLTDRPMHGYEMIQEIVERSGGTWKPSPGSVYPTLQMLEDEGLITSESEGGKKLFTLTDAGRTEAEAGPDAPWEEAGRGVDWEALNEIRQAGFGLMEAFGQVWKTGDAEQRQKAVEVINEARKKLYLILADEH
- a CDS encoding PhzF family phenazine biosynthesis protein, coding for MRIRIVDAFTDRPFSGNPAGVLLLDAFPEDAWLQKVAAEVNLSETAFAHPLPPGGDADWALRWFTPTTEVDMCGHATLATAHVLHSTGTATGTVRFAARCGLLITTAEADGTITMDFPTSSLTPVAAPEGLAKALGAEPVAVHDTAAHIGDLVVELADEATVCRLTPDFALLSTLSDRGIIATAAAEDPEGPYQFVSRGFFPAVGIDEDPVTGSAHTALAPYWSARFGRAELTGFQGGARTGLVRTRLRGERTLLTGHAVTVIDGELHA
- a CDS encoding CPBP family intramembrane glutamic endopeptidase; translated protein: MVDASLPPGGPSRRILRSETLLVLALSLGASGVSALISFIGSLTKPGALKEQAATLNGSYAPGRPWLDLAWQLFGIASALVPVALVAHLLLREGAGVRGLRAIGFDRTRPWPDLGRGALVAAGIGSAGLAFYLAARASGFNLTVVPESLPDVWWKYPVLILSAIQNAVVEEVIVVGYLLRRLDQLGWSPKASMAASSVLRGSYHLYQGIGGFLGNMVMGVVFVWLYRRWGRVGPLVVAHSLLDIVAFVGYGLLAGKVGWLPTV
- a CDS encoding glutamate--cysteine ligase — protein: MGEKVVADGFGPSDRQRYRRKLQQCLAALARLLAEKRFDRPRNLMGLEIELNLAGPDGLPRMLNAPVLDRIASPDFQTELGMFNLEVNIAPHRLDGHVFDRLAEELRTGLGYADRKAAELGAGVVMIGILPTLTQDDAVFDNLSAADRYTLLNDQILAARGEDFTLDIHGVERLLCTSASIVPEAACTSVQLHLQVTPPRFAAVWNAAQAVSAVQIAVGANAPFLFGHELWRESRPPLFTQATDTRPPELQAQGVRPRTWFGERWVDSVYDLFEENLRYFPALLPICEEEDPLRVLDAGGVPKLQELVLHNGTVYRWNRPVYGWVDGVPHLRVENRVLPAGPTVTDVVANAAFYYGLVRTLAEESRPIWRRLDFADAAHNFDTACRYGIEAELRWPRPGRSGAVATVPATRLVLDELLPLAAAGLDAWHIEPRDRDFYLGVIEQRCRRKVNGASWQADTFHRALESGLDRAAALAATTRRYRELMLTGEPVHSWPVGVPVGREADRAVDPAA